A single window of Ignavibacteriota bacterium DNA harbors:
- a CDS encoding S8 family peptidase gives MNKYFITLLAVILTYSISYADFANKISASSKIKLQPTEHYKKSGAEFLSTYKPEYPYSIVNERLFVNMLIKINSNDATDFIQKSGGTISVKAGDVIAVKLPADKVSEVLNLNSVTSAELSSLYSLNMDKSLDLINAKRVAANDGGLPQILAGEGVIVGIFDTGIDITHPDFKNDNGTRILKLWDISDPAQDGPESFGYGKEYSKVDIDNNPNSVKQIDEDGHGTHVAGTAAGNGNADERFRGVAYNSDLIIVKGYREGEDTFSDFDIINGCYYIFEQAAILGRPSVVNLSLGSPIGPHDGKGLLATALSSLTGEGRIIVASAGNNGEMPIHAGDYVSAGDKVEFPIYPINVCDIFENFCPDIPNFFLTAGDLWYTSGIIGSAKLIAYGISESGIEIVSESELNFNNPVENQMIFSNSGTPLGFLTYMHTNELNINGDGNLMIQIHNGGQEGIIVDNFIWSLALDIVEDGSVDIWAGIPMPDGFPFMPLYGDYYFSGDVLMTIGTPGDGDSIISVASFISRNSWVDKNQTQHNRDWAIGSLSSFSSIGPRRDLRLSPIISGPGQVIFAAKSKDSRTSDQTVLEGDLLTGLSGTSMSAPHVSGAVALMLQVKPNLTFSDIEKVLEATAMKDQYTGDEPNIAFGYGKIDVQGAINYILSSTGVNYVMIDDTRVYPNPAQSIINFEIDEIIENPVLNVYNINGQKVISNSGFQSFSSGNSTHIILDVNNLPTGVYNVECIYNNKPAKFRFAVK, from the coding sequence ATGAATAAATATTTTATTACTCTTTTAGCTGTAATTTTAACTTACAGTATCTCTTATGCTGATTTTGCTAACAAGATTTCAGCTTCTTCTAAAATCAAACTTCAACCGACTGAGCATTACAAAAAAAGCGGTGCAGAGTTTCTAAGTACATATAAACCCGAGTATCCATACAGCATTGTTAACGAAAGACTCTTTGTTAATATGCTTATTAAAATAAATTCTAATGATGCCACTGATTTTATTCAAAAATCAGGTGGAACAATTTCTGTAAAAGCTGGTGATGTTATAGCTGTTAAGCTACCTGCCGACAAAGTTTCAGAAGTATTAAACCTTAATTCTGTCACTTCAGCTGAGTTATCAAGTCTTTATTCTCTGAATATGGATAAAAGTCTTGACCTGATCAATGCAAAAAGAGTAGCTGCAAATGATGGAGGATTACCTCAAATTCTGGCAGGTGAGGGAGTAATAGTTGGTATCTTTGATACAGGAATTGACATAACTCATCCTGATTTTAAAAATGATAATGGTACAAGAATTCTCAAACTTTGGGATATCTCAGATCCTGCACAAGACGGTCCTGAAAGCTTTGGATATGGGAAAGAATATTCAAAAGTTGATATTGATAATAACCCAAATTCTGTTAAACAAATTGACGAAGATGGTCATGGTACTCATGTGGCAGGTACGGCTGCAGGTAATGGCAATGCTGATGAAAGGTTTAGGGGTGTTGCTTATAATTCAGATTTGATTATTGTGAAAGGTTATCGTGAAGGTGAAGATACATTTTCAGATTTCGATATTATTAATGGTTGTTACTACATCTTTGAGCAAGCGGCTATTTTGGGACGTCCTTCTGTAGTAAATCTAAGTCTTGGTTCACCAATCGGACCTCACGATGGTAAAGGTTTACTTGCAACAGCGCTCTCATCACTTACCGGTGAAGGTAGAATTATAGTTGCTTCAGCAGGAAATAACGGAGAAATGCCAATACACGCAGGAGATTATGTAAGTGCTGGCGATAAGGTAGAATTTCCAATTTATCCAATAAATGTTTGTGATATTTTTGAAAATTTTTGTCCGGACATTCCCAATTTTTTCCTCACCGCAGGAGATTTATGGTACACAAGCGGTATAATTGGCTCTGCAAAACTTATTGCATACGGAATATCTGAATCTGGAATTGAAATTGTATCTGAAAGTGAGCTTAATTTCAATAATCCGGTAGAAAATCAGATGATTTTTAGCAATAGCGGAACTCCACTTGGCTTTTTGACTTATATGCATACTAATGAGCTCAATATTAATGGTGACGGAAATCTTATGATTCAGATTCATAATGGAGGACAAGAGGGAATTATCGTTGATAATTTCATCTGGTCTTTGGCTCTTGATATAGTTGAAGATGGTTCTGTAGATATTTGGGCAGGGATTCCTATGCCGGACGGTTTTCCGTTTATGCCTCTCTATGGTGATTACTATTTCTCAGGTGACGTTTTAATGACAATTGGAACTCCTGGTGATGGTGACAGTATAATTAGTGTTGCCTCTTTTATTTCAAGGAATTCATGGGTTGATAAAAATCAAACTCAGCATAACAGAGATTGGGCAATTGGAAGCTTATCATCTTTTTCTTCGATAGGTCCAAGACGTGATTTGAGATTATCTCCAATAATTTCAGGTCCAGGGCAGGTGATATTCGCTGCAAAATCAAAGGACAGCCGTACTTCTGACCAGACTGTTCTTGAAGGCGATTTGCTAACTGGTTTAAGCGGAACAAGTATGTCTGCACCTCATGTATCTGGAGCAGTTGCACTCATGCTTCAGGTAAAACCTAATCTGACATTTTCAGATATTGAAAAAGTACTTGAAGCTACTGCAATGAAAGACCAATATACAGGAGATGAACCTAATATTGCTTTCGGATATGGTAAAATTGATGTTCAGGGTGCAATCAATTATATATTAAGCTCAACCGGTGTTAACTATGTTATGATAGATGATACAAGGGTTTATCCAAACCCTGCCCAAAGTATTATCAATTTTGAAATTGATGAGATTATTGAAAATCCTGTGCTGAATGTGTATAATATAAATGGACAGAAAGTTATTAGTAACTCCGGATTCCAATCATTTAGTTCCGGAAATTCTACTCATATTATTCTTGACGTAAATAATCTTCCAACAGGTGTTTATAACGTTGAATGTATTTATAACAATAAACCGGCAAAATTCAGGTTTGCAGTAAAATAA
- a CDS encoding alginate export family protein yields MKFINTILTFLIVCTTISITDYTFVSAQADSFTPTVKVGGQVRYRGEIDMRFFDMNAKPLFINMLRTRLDAKAFVSPNISAFIQFQDSRNFGETNSRAWRGTLDGSSDNIDLHQGYVEFNDLGIENLTVRVGRMMFNLNNERLIGSLDWHNIGRGFDGGFAAYKFADGWQARAFGFVLGSQELLMTSSAPQIPKMLGGFDFNIPYIPSMNAFIYYDQNDRAISGLGPGIVSSMPKLSRYTIGFYTKNESEGFIWELESAFQSGSIDTLPRLANNTSSDISAYMVSAFGGWKKGNFTIGGGLDLMTGDNPETDEFEGFDHLFSTIHKFYGGMDLFPFSVLPNAGIRPAPEGTNKGILMPNVRLTWSPDSRWKLDAHIMNLRTFSPYKFEDTDLFSLGTEIDLVATCNVAKGVSAQFGSSFFLPGEILEKTNGSKGMGTDPAYWGYTMIIVNF; encoded by the coding sequence ATGAAATTTATAAACACTATTCTTACTTTTTTAATTGTATGTACAACAATTAGTATAACAGATTATACATTTGTTTCAGCTCAGGCTGACTCTTTCACACCTACTGTGAAAGTTGGGGGGCAGGTCAGATATCGTGGAGAAATAGATATGCGATTCTTTGATATGAACGCCAAGCCACTATTTATAAATATGCTGAGAACAAGACTTGATGCAAAAGCATTTGTTTCACCAAATATCTCAGCATTTATTCAGTTTCAGGATTCACGTAATTTCGGAGAAACAAATTCCAGAGCTTGGCGTGGAACTTTGGACGGTTCTTCAGATAACATTGATTTACATCAGGGTTATGTAGAATTTAACGACCTTGGAATAGAGAATCTGACAGTTCGGGTGGGTAGGATGATGTTTAATCTCAATAATGAGAGATTAATCGGAAGTCTCGACTGGCATAATATAGGGCGTGGGTTCGATGGTGGTTTTGCTGCATATAAATTTGCAGACGGATGGCAAGCAAGAGCATTTGGATTTGTACTTGGTTCGCAGGAACTTTTAATGACAAGTTCCGCTCCTCAAATTCCTAAAATGCTTGGAGGTTTTGACTTCAATATTCCGTACATCCCTTCTATGAACGCATTTATTTATTATGACCAGAATGACAGAGCAATTTCAGGTCTTGGTCCCGGCATAGTATCGAGTATGCCGAAACTTTCGAGATATACTATCGGCTTCTATACTAAGAATGAATCAGAAGGATTTATTTGGGAGCTTGAATCAGCATTTCAATCAGGTTCAATTGACACATTGCCAAGACTTGCAAATAACACAAGCAGCGATATAAGTGCATATATGGTTTCAGCATTTGGTGGCTGGAAAAAAGGGAACTTTACAATTGGAGGCGGTTTGGACTTAATGACTGGCGATAACCCTGAAACAGATGAATTTGAAGGTTTTGATCATCTTTTTTCAACTATCCATAAATTCTATGGCGGAATGGATTTATTCCCATTTTCGGTATTACCGAATGCAGGTATAAGACCTGCTCCTGAAGGTACAAATAAAGGCATTTTAATGCCAAATGTCCGACTGACCTGGTCGCCTGACAGCCGCTGGAAACTTGATGCCCATATTATGAACTTACGAACTTTTTCACCATATAAATTTGAAGATACAGACTTATTTAGTCTCGGCACTGAAATTGATTTGGTGGCTACCTGCAACGTTGCAAAAGGCGTGTCGGCACAGTTTGGTTCATCTTTCTTCTTACCCGGAGAAATTTTAGAGAAAACCAACGGGTCAAAGGGTATGGGAACTGACCCGGCATATTGGGGCTACACGATGATTATAGTGAATTTCTAA
- a CDS encoding DUF302 domain-containing protein yields MFIENRSKLNFEETVEQISTLIAENGWKVITVHDLQETMKKNGKDVRSVKVIETCNPNHAYKILSQDDERIASNTMPCRISVYEKSDGKTYFSRMNAEAMAGQAGGIIQEVMTDAFRDMENILKEVSE; encoded by the coding sequence ATGTTTATCGAAAATCGCAGTAAGCTTAATTTTGAAGAAACTGTAGAGCAAATCAGCACGCTTATAGCTGAAAATGGCTGGAAAGTAATAACAGTTCATGATTTGCAGGAAACTATGAAAAAAAATGGTAAAGATGTTAGAAGCGTGAAAGTAATTGAAACATGCAATCCAAACCATGCTTACAAAATATTATCTCAAGACGATGAGAGAATTGCTTCAAACACAATGCCATGCAGAATTTCCGTTTATGAAAAATCAGATGGAAAAACATATTTTTCGAGAATGAATGCTGAAGCAATGGCCGGGCAAGCCGGAGGTATAATTCAGGAAGTTATGACAGATGCATTCCGTGATATGGAAAATATACTTAAAGAAGTTAGCGAATAG
- a CDS encoding ATP-dependent Clp protease adaptor ClpS, producing MIDKDLNFLKNIDLTNTSTLEEVDEEIDVTDDIVNACKVLLFNDEWHTFDEVIYQIIKAVRCTYHHAETLTYEVHEKGKALVFSGDLSECLKVSGVLEEIALHTQIEM from the coding sequence ATGATTGATAAAGATTTAAATTTTCTTAAAAATATTGATTTGACAAACACTTCAACTTTAGAAGAGGTTGATGAAGAGATTGATGTAACAGATGATATAGTAAATGCCTGTAAAGTTCTTTTATTTAATGATGAGTGGCATACTTTTGATGAAGTAATATATCAGATAATAAAGGCAGTCAGATGCACTTATCATCATGCTGAGACGCTTACATATGAGGTACACGAGAAAGGAAAGGCACTTGTATTTTCAGGCGATTTGTCAGAGTGCCTCAAAGTTAGTGGCGTGCTCGAAGAAATCGCCCTTCATACACAAATTGAAATGTAA
- the lysA gene encoding diaminopimelate decarboxylase, whose product MEKIGNFDIKELALDYGTPLYVYDKNIIQDNYNKLLSSFKKYYEKTKVHFSVKANSNINVLQVFNDIGCGADCSSPFELLLAKRTGFPDERILYTGNYESLSDFSYMTDYNIKVNLDDVTSFDRMIKMYKPEIISFRINPGIGKGGYEGITTGGTDAKFGVPYEKAYHAYQNAKDKGFTRFGIHMMTGSNNLEPYYFAQVVEKLMMIAAGIFEKLGTVPEYVDIGGGFGIPYEDDDQSLDIELTAKLVTEIFIEKCEKYGFGQPELLMEPGRYLIGNAGWLISKVTGIKHSYKHFVGVDAGMSTLIRPALYGAKHRTYVYGKDIPEWNVNLCGQICENSDIFAKNIFLPAVEEGDYVIIRDTGAYGFVMSSNYNNRPRPAEIMVSGSKVELIRRRETFDDMIRYYEI is encoded by the coding sequence ATGGAAAAAATAGGTAATTTCGATATAAAAGAACTTGCACTCGACTATGGCACACCGCTTTATGTATATGATAAAAATATAATTCAGGACAACTACAATAAACTGCTATCAAGTTTTAAAAAATATTACGAAAAAACTAAAGTTCATTTTAGTGTTAAAGCTAACAGCAATATTAATGTATTGCAAGTTTTCAATGATATTGGATGCGGAGCTGACTGCTCATCTCCGTTCGAACTTTTACTTGCAAAACGTACAGGATTTCCTGATGAAAGAATATTATATACCGGAAACTACGAAAGTCTCAGCGATTTCAGCTATATGACTGATTATAATATCAAAGTAAATCTTGATGATGTTACATCATTTGACAGAATGATTAAAATGTATAAACCTGAAATCATTTCTTTCAGAATCAATCCAGGAATTGGTAAAGGTGGTTACGAAGGAATTACAACAGGCGGTACAGATGCTAAATTCGGTGTACCTTATGAAAAGGCATATCATGCTTATCAAAATGCGAAAGATAAGGGTTTTACGCGATTTGGTATTCACATGATGACAGGCTCGAATAATTTAGAGCCATATTATTTTGCTCAGGTAGTGGAAAAGCTGATGATGATAGCAGCAGGTATTTTTGAGAAACTTGGCACTGTTCCTGAGTATGTGGATATTGGTGGTGGTTTTGGTATTCCTTACGAAGACGATGACCAGTCTCTCGATATAGAATTAACAGCAAAGCTTGTAACTGAGATTTTCATCGAAAAGTGTGAAAAATATGGATTTGGACAGCCTGAACTTCTTATGGAACCGGGCAGATATTTAATTGGTAATGCAGGATGGCTTATTTCAAAAGTAACAGGTATCAAGCACTCATACAAACATTTTGTTGGTGTGGATGCAGGTATGAGTACCCTTATAAGACCTGCTCTCTATGGCGCAAAACACAGAACCTATGTTTACGGAAAAGATATCCCTGAATGGAATGTAAATTTATGCGGTCAGATTTGCGAAAATTCAGATATTTTTGCAAAGAATATATTTCTTCCTGCTGTCGAAGAAGGAGATTACGTAATAATCAGAGATACCGGAGCTTATGGATTTGTAATGTCATCAAATTATAACAATCGCCCAAGACCTGCTGAAATTATGGTCAGTGGATCTAAAGTCGAGCTTATACGAAGAAGAGAAACTTTCGATGATATGATAAGATATTACGAAATATAA